DNA from Mycobacterium bourgelatii:
CGGGAGGCAAGTGCGCATGCGGGTGGTTCCGCCCTGCCGTTCGAGTTCGTGATAGCCGAGCCCGGCTGGACGATGTTCATGATCAGCCACTTCCATTACGACCCGGTCTGGTGGAACACCCAGGGCGCCTATACCAGCCTGTGGACCGAAGATCCGCCCGGACGATGCCGGCAAACCAACAGCTTCGAGCTGGTGCACGCGCACCTGGAACTGGCCCGTCGCGAACCGGAGTACAAGTTTGTGCTGGCCGAGGTCGACTACCTCAAGCCCTACTGGGACACCCACCCCGAGGACCGCGCGGACCTACGCCGCTTCTTCGCCGAGGGCCGGGTCGAGGTGATGGGCGGCACCTACAACGAACCCAACACCAACCTGACGAGTCCCGAAACAACGATCCGAAATCTGGTGCACGGCATAGGTTTCCAACGCCACGTATTGGGGGCCGACCCGTCGACCGCGTGGCAGCTCGACGTGTTCGGCCACGACCCGCAGTTTCCGGGGATGGCGGCCGAGGCGGGGCTGACGTCGAGTTCCTGGGCGCGCGGCCCACACCACCAATGGGGCCCGGGCCAGGGCGGTGGATTCGAGCGGATGCAGTTCTCCAGCGAGTTCGAGTGGATCTCGCCATCAGGTGCCGGTCTGCTCACCCACTACATGCCGGCGCACTATTCGGCGGGCTGGTGGATGGACGAGTCGATCTCGCTGGCCGAGGCAGAGGAGGCCGCCTACGGGTTGTTCGACCAACTCAAAAGGGTGGCGCTGACCCGCAACGTGCTGCTACCGGTCGGCACCGACTACACGCCGCCGAACAAGTGGGTCACCGAGATCCACCGGGACTGGGCCGCGCGGTACACCTGGCCGCGTTTCATCTGCGCGCTGCCCAAGGAATTCTTCGCCGCGGTGCGCGCCGAGCTGGCCGAACGCGGTCCGAAACAAGGGGGCGTGGCTTCGCCGCAAACCCGCGACATGAACCCGATCTATACGGGCAAGGACGTGTCGTACATCGACACCAAACAAGCCAACCGGGCCGCCGAGCATGCCGTGCTCGACGCCGAGCGGTTCGCCGTCTTCGCCGGGCTGCTCACCGGCGCCGAGTACCCGCAGGCCGCGCTGGCCAAGGCGTGGGTGCAACTGGCGTACGGGGCACACCACGACGCGATCACCGGCTCCGAATCCGACCAGGTGTACCTCGATCTGTTGACCGGCTGGCGCGACGCGTGGGAACTGGGCGGGACGGTGCGGGACAACGCATTGCGGCTGCTGTCCAGCGCGGTGGCGGGCGCCGACGATTCGGTCGTCATCTGGAATCCACTGACGCATGAGCGCACCGACGTCGTCACCGTCCGGCGTGATCGGCCGTTTGGTGCGGGCGTGCGGGTCGTCGACTCCGACGGCGCAGATGTGCCCGCGCTCGTCGAGCACGACGGACGATCGGTCACCTGGCTGGCCCGCGACGTCCCGTCCCTGGGGTGGCGGGCCTACCGGCTGGTGCCGGGGGACACCACATCAGGCTGGCAACCACGGCCCGGCCGCGAGATCGCCAACGAGCACTACCGGCTGACCGTGGATCCGGCGCGGGGCGGGGCGGTGGATTCGCTGATCCAGGACGGGGCCCAGCTGATCGCCGACGGCAGGGTGGGCAACGAACTCGCCGTCTACGAGGAGTACCCGTCGCACCCGACGCAGGGCGAGGGCCCGTGGCATCTGCTGCCGAAGGGCCCGGTGGTGTGCTCTTCGGAATCACCGGCGGAGGTGCAGGCGTACGAAGGGCCGCTGGGGCAGCGGCTGGTGGTACGCGGACGCATCGGCGCCCTGCTGAGCTACACCCAGATCCTGACGCTGTGGCGCGGCGTGGCCCGAGTGGACTGCCGCACCACCATCGACGACTTCACCGGGGAAGACCGCCTGCTGCGGCTGCGCTGGCCTTGTCCGGTGCCGGGTGCGATGCCCGTCAGCGAGGTGGGCGACGCCGTCGTCGGCCGCGGCTTCGCCTTGTTGCATGACGGGCCCGAATCGGTCGACACCGCTCAGCACCTCTGGACGCTGGACAACCCCGCCTACAGCTGGTTCGGGCTGTCCTCGACGCTGCGCGTCCGCGTCAACGGCGCACGGCCCCACGAAGCAGTGCGAGCCGTGTCGGTGGCCGAGGTGGTGACTCCGTCGGAGGCGGTGTCGGGATCCATGGCGCGCGAACTTATGGTCGCGCTGGCCCGCGCCGGCGTCACCGCAACCTGCAGCGGCGCCGACAAGCCGCGCTACGGCCACCTGGACGTCGACTCGAATCTGCCCGACGCCCGCATCGCGCTGGGCGGGCCGGACCGCAACGGGTTCACCAAGGCCGTGCTGGCCGAGGCCGACCCGGCCTACACCGCCGAACTCGAGCGGCAGCTGGCCGACACCGGCCGGGCGCGAGTCTGGGTTCCGGCCGCGGCACCCCTGGCGACGGTGTGGGTGCCCGACGCTGACCTGCGTGCGGCGAGTGCGTTGCCGGTGCTGGTCATCGATGGCAGCGACGAACGGAAACTCGCGTCGGCCATCGCATCGCTGGCGGACGATCTCGCCGACGCCGAGGTTGTGGTCAGCCAGCGCGCCCGATCGGGCATGGAGCCCTTCGAGGCGCGCACCGTCGCGCTGTTCAACCGCGGGGTGCCCAGTTTCGCCGTCGACACCGAAGGAACCCTGCACACGGCGCTGATGCGGTCCTGCACCGGGTGGCCCTCCGGCATCTGGATAGACGAACCGCGTCGCACCGCGCCGGATGGCTCGAACTTCCAACTCCAGCACTGGACACACGATTTCGACTACGCGCTGGTCTGCGCCGACGGCGACTTGCGGCAGGCTCAGATCCCGACCCGCAGCGCGCAGTTCGCCCAACCATTGCTAGCGGTGAGTCCCGACCGGTGCCGGGGCACGTTGCCTCCCGTGGGTTCGCTGTTGCATGTCGAGCCGGCCGGCTCCGTGCAGCTGGGTGCGCTCAAGGCGGCCGGCAACCCGCTGACCGCCGGCAACGCCGAGCCGGTGGAACCAGGCGCGGTGGCGCTGCGGCTGGTGGAAACGACCGGGGCGAATGTTCGCGTCGCCGTCGGCTCCGAGCTCGGCAAGATCCGCTCGCTGCAACTGGCCGACCTACTGGAGCGTCCGCGCCAACGCAAGCGAGTAATTGATCTGCACGGCTTCCAGGTCGCCACGGTTCTGGCTCACTTCGACTTTCCGCCGGCGGTGTCCGGTCCGGCGCCAGCGCTGGCCCCCGAGACGGAGGCAGCCCAGCCGCTCTACGCGCGGTACTGGCTGCACAACCGTGGTCCGGCCCCGATGGGCGGTCTGCCCGCCGTCGCCCACCTGCACCCGCATCTGGTGCACGCGGATCCAGGCGACGACGTCAGACTGCGGCTCACCGCGGCCAGCGACTGCACCGACTCCGTGCTGGGTGGTGCCGTCGAAGTTCGCTATCCCGACGGATGGTGTGGGACGCCCGGCGAGCTGCCGGTTGAGCTGGCCAGCGGCGCGCATCTGGAAGCCGATGTGGCCCTTGGCATCCCGGCCGAGGCCCCGCCGGGGCTGTATCCGGTGCGGGCACAGCTGTGCGTCACAGACGCGGAAGTCCCGGCGGCGTGGCGGCAGGTGGTCGAGGATGTGTGCGTGGTGGCGGTCGGAACGGACTCGGTGGAACTCGTCCATGTCGCCCAGGAACCGGTCGACGTCGAGGTCGCCGCCGGCGAGGCCGCCCGGTTGGCGGTGACGATCGGCAGCCATGCCCGTGCCGAGCTCTCGTTGGAGGCGCACCTGATCAGCCCGTGGGGCACTTGGGAGTGGATCGGGCCGGGAGTTGTAGGAGCTTCGCTGCCCGCGTGCGGCATGACCGAGTTGGTCTTCGAGGTGAAGCCGCCGGCCTGGCAACCCCCGGGCCAGTGGTGGGCGCTGATCCGCGTAGGTTGCGCGGGCCAACTGTTGTACACGCCAGCGGTGAAGGTGACGGTGACATGAGCGGACATTCAGCCGCGACCGTGGACGGCACGCCGATTCTGGTTGCCGAGGTCGATGCGCGGGAAGCCCGGCTGCGCAGCGGTCCCCGCGCAGCGGCGCTGCCGGCCGGCGGCACCAGCGAAGGACGGCAATTGCGGCGCTGGCTCACCCAATTGATGGTGACCGAACGGGTCGTCGCCGCCGAGGCCGCAGAGCGGGGACTCACTGGGCGAGAAGCTCCGAGCGAGGTCGAACTCCTGCCCGACGTGACGGCCCGGCTGGAAATCGGCAGCATCGCGGCGGCGGCGCTGGTGGACCCGCGTGCTCGTGCGTTGTTCGCGGTCGTCACAGCCGATGTGCACGTGTCCGACGCCGAGGTGGCCGACTACCACGCCCGCAACCCGCTGCGGTTCGCCGAATCACACGCGGACGAGCGCGGCTGGCGCGCTCCCGCCGCCGGCGCCCCGTCGCTGGAGCGCGCACGGCCCGCGATCGCCGCGCATCTGCTGGCGGCCGCGCGACGCCGTGCCTTCCGGATGTGGCTGGACCAACGGCGAGCCGCGCTCGTCGAACTGGCGCCCGGCTACGAGCATCCCGGCGACCCCCGTCAACCCGACAACACCCACCGACACTGATGCTCACCCTCTGCCTGGACATCGGCGGCACCAAGATCGCGTGCGGGCTGGCCGACTCGGCCGGGACGCTGGTCCACAACGCCACCTGTCCCACTCCGTCCGGTGTTGGGGCCGAACAAGTTTTTGCGGCACTGGCCGCGCTGATCACGGACGCATTGCGTGCGGCGGGCGGCGCCGTCGCGGCAGTGGGCATCGCGTCGGCCGGGCCGGTCGATGTGCGCGCCGGAACCGTAAGTCCGATCAACATCCCGGCCTGGCGCAGGTTTCCGCTGCGGGACCAGGTCGCCGCCGTCGTTCCCGGGGTCCCCGTGCGCCTCGGTGGAGACGGTGTGTGCATGGCGCTCGGCGAGCATTGGGTCGGCGCCGGACGCGGTGCGCAGTTCATGCTGGGCATGGTGGTGTCCACGGGGGTGGGGGGCGGACTGGTGCTCGACGGTGAGCCGTACGACGGGCGCACCGGTAATGCCGGTCACGTCGGTCACGTGGTCGTCGACCGCGACGGCGACCGATGCGCGTGCGGTGGCCGCGGCTGCGTCGAGACCATCGCATCCGGGCCCTCGATGGTGCGGTGGGCGCGCGCCAACGGGTGGTCCGCGCCAGCGGGCGCCGGTGCCAAGGAACTGGCCGACGCGGCGTCGGCCGGGGATCCACTGGCGCTTAAGGCGTTTCAGCGCGGCACTACCGCACTCGCGGCGATGATCGCCTCGGTGGGGGCGGTCTGCGACGTGGATCTCGTGGTCATCGGCGGGGGAGTGGCCAAGTCCGGCAGGGTGCTCTTCGATCCGCTGTGTGCGGCGTTGGCCGATTACACGGGGCTGGACTTCCTCGCCGACCTGCGCGTAGTCCCCGCCGCGCTGGGTGGCGACGCCGGATTGGTCGGTGCCGCCCGGCTCGCTGCGCTGGAAGCCATCTGATCGCACTGAGCGCACCCGGCCGGGCCGCTTTACCGAGCCTGTATCCGTGCAGGAAAAGTTCGAGTGACGACCTGCCAAATTTCAGGCTCGCGGCCAGCCCCGGGCCAGGCCACGCGGCAGCGACGCGGCAATGCCGCCCGCTTCACCGAGCCTGTAACCATGCAGGAGAAGTTCGAGTGGAGACCTGCAGGTTTACCGGCTCAGCGATCCGCGCATGCGTCCGCCTCGCCGCCGTTTTGGCTGATCGGACGGCGCCACGCTATTGTTGTTGCCGATCCACCGAAGACCGTCGGTCACCGAGCAATCGGTTGAAGGTCCGGGAAGCATCCCGGCGGCCCACGCAGGAGGACGAGGCAACCGCTGGCGCACGCCAGCACATATCCGCGCCCCGGCCGATTCCTGCGCCGGGGCGTTTCGCGTTTTCGGCAGATCACCGACGCCAAGTCGCAAGACTTTTCATTTCAGGAGGCATGCATGGCCAGGGCTGACAAGGCCACCGCCGTCGCAGAAATCACGGAGCATTTCAAGGCCTCGACGGCCACCGTCATCACCGAGTACCGCGGCCTATCGGTGGCCAACCTGGCCGAGCTGCGCCGGTCGCTGGGGGATTCCGCCACCTACGCCGTCGCCAAGAACACGCTGATCAAGCGGGCGGCGTCGGAGGCCGGTGTCGAGGGGCTCGACGAACTGTTTGCCGGGCCGACCGCCATCGCGTTCGTCACCGGTGAGCCGGTGGATGCGGCCAAGGCGCTCAAGACCTTCGCCAAGGAGCACAAGGCGCTGGTCATCAAGGGCGGCTACATGGACGGCCACCCGCTGACCGTCGCCGAAGTCGAGCGCATCGCCGACCTCGAATCCCGCGAGGTGCTGCTGGCCAAGCTGGCCGGCGCCATGAAGGGCAACCTCGCCAAGGCCGCCGGCCTGTTCAACGCGCCGGCTTCGCAGGCGGCCCGGCTGTTCGCCGCCCTGCAGGAGAAGAAGGCCTCCGAGGCCCCGGCAAGCCCGGCCGCTGAGGCCGCCGCCGACGCCCCGGCCGACGAGGCACCGGCCGACGCTCCGGCTGAAGCAGCCGAATAACCCCCACCCCGTCAACAAACGTCAAGAAACGTAGGAACCAGGAAGGACCCACACCATGGCAAAGCTCTCTAGCGACGAACTGCTCGACGCCTTCAAGGAAATGACCCTGTTGGAGCTCTCCGACTTCGTCAAGAAGTTCGAGGAGACCTTCGAGGTCACCGCGGCCGCTCCGGTTGCGGTTGCCGCCGCCGGCCCCGCCGCGGGTGCGCCCGCCGAGGCCGCCGAGGAGCAGTCCGAGTTCGACGTCATCCTCGAGGCCGCCGGCGACAAGAAGATCGGCGTCATCAAGGTGGTCCGCGAGATCGTCTCCGGCCTGGGCCTGAAGGAGGCCAAGGACCTGGTCGACAGCGCGCCCAAGCCGCTGCTCGAGAAGGTCGCCAAGGAGGCCGCCGACGAGGCCAAGGCCAAGCTCGAGGCCGCCGGCGCCACCGTCACCGTCAAGTAGTACTGCCCAAGCAGACGCAACGGCCCCCGCTCATCGGGGGCCGTTTGCGCTTGCTCAGCGCGTCCTCAGCGGCCGATGGCGCGCTGTTGCGACAGTTGCACCTGCTCGGGTGAATCACCAAGGGCAACAAGAAGGTTGGTGGTCATGGCCGCCAGCACCGGCAGGACGGCCTCGTCGCTGACGCTCGGGGCGCCGTAAAACCCGGCCAGTTCGAGCATCACGAAGCCGTGGATCATCGCCCAGAACTGGGCTGCCGTGGCCACCACGGCAGCGTCGTCGTCCGCTGAGCGCGCGGAAATCCGGCCCGCGAGCATCGCCCGGTGCACCGCACGCACGACATGGGCGAAGCTGGGCTCACGCCGCTCGATTTCCGCGAGGGTCTGAGTCAGAACATTCTCGGTGGGCACGTTGATGCCATGCGCGCTGGTACTGCCGAACATCAGCCGATACATGTGGAGCCGCTCGATGGCAAAGCGCCGATAGGCGGCGCCGATCTGCATCAGGTCTGCGACCGGATCGTCCGAAGGGGGCACCGCCAACGCGGCGTCGAACTGCCGTAGCCCCTCTTGGGCGACCTCGGCAATGAGCTCGCGCATCCCGCCGAAATGGGTGTACACGGCCATCGTCGAGGTTCCCGCGGCGCTGGCGACCTTGCGGGTCTGCAGCGCGTCGGGTCCGTGCGCATTGAGCAAATTCACCGCGGCGTGCAGCAGCTCGTCGCGAACGCTGTTTCGGGTCTGCGGGGAAGTCATCCTTGCCATCTTCTCATCGGGAGCGTACGGTTCCAATAACGCTGTAATAACGATGTTATAGGAGTTCAGACATGACGGCGATGCGAACGATCGAATCCCGGAATCCGTACCTCGAGGATTTCCTGGCGCCGGTCAAGGCCGAAGTCACCGCGACGGACCTGCGGGTCACCGGCCGCATCCCGGAACGCCTCGATGGGCGTTACCTTCGCAACGGACCGAACCCGGCCGCCGAAGTGGACCCGGCCATCTACCACTGGTTCAGCGGTGATGCGATGGTGCACGGCGTCGCACTGCGCGACGGAAAGGCCCTCTGGTACCGCAACCGCTGGGTGCGCACCCCACCCGTGTGCAAGGCCTTGGGCGAGGCGGCGCCACGGGGCCTCGACCCGCGCGCCGGAATGCTTTCGGTAGGCCCCAACACCAACGCGCTGACCCACGCCGGCAAGACACT
Protein-coding regions in this window:
- a CDS encoding ROK family protein, with protein sequence MLTLCLDIGGTKIACGLADSAGTLVHNATCPTPSGVGAEQVFAALAALITDALRAAGGAVAAVGIASAGPVDVRAGTVSPINIPAWRRFPLRDQVAAVVPGVPVRLGGDGVCMALGEHWVGAGRGAQFMLGMVVSTGVGGGLVLDGEPYDGRTGNAGHVGHVVVDRDGDRCACGGRGCVETIASGPSMVRWARANGWSAPAGAGAKELADAASAGDPLALKAFQRGTTALAAMIASVGAVCDVDLVVIGGGVAKSGRVLFDPLCAALADYTGLDFLADLRVVPAALGGDAGLVGAARLAALEAI
- the rplJ gene encoding 50S ribosomal protein L10 — protein: MARADKATAVAEITEHFKASTATVITEYRGLSVANLAELRRSLGDSATYAVAKNTLIKRAASEAGVEGLDELFAGPTAIAFVTGEPVDAAKALKTFAKEHKALVIKGGYMDGHPLTVAEVERIADLESREVLLAKLAGAMKGNLAKAAGLFNAPASQAARLFAALQEKKASEAPASPAAEAAADAPADEAPADAPAEAAE
- a CDS encoding DUF7158 domain-containing protein — encoded protein: MSGHSAATVDGTPILVAEVDAREARLRSGPRAAALPAGGTSEGRQLRRWLTQLMVTERVVAAEAAERGLTGREAPSEVELLPDVTARLEIGSIAAAALVDPRARALFAVVTADVHVSDAEVADYHARNPLRFAESHADERGWRAPAAGAPSLERARPAIAAHLLAAARRRAFRMWLDQRRAALVELAPGYEHPGDPRQPDNTHRH
- the rplL gene encoding 50S ribosomal protein L7/L12; translated protein: MAKLSSDELLDAFKEMTLLELSDFVKKFEETFEVTAAAPVAVAAAGPAAGAPAEAAEEQSEFDVILEAAGDKKIGVIKVVREIVSGLGLKEAKDLVDSAPKPLLEKVAKEAADEAKAKLEAAGATVTVK
- a CDS encoding NEW3 domain-containing protein, which translates into the protein MQLISAQSTDLFVGPPDSPVQLARVVVAGVAEPTRVRIEGDGLAGEAVVEAGRDLVEVPIAVRQPVIGQAREASAHAGGSALPFEFVIAEPGWTMFMISHFHYDPVWWNTQGAYTSLWTEDPPGRCRQTNSFELVHAHLELARREPEYKFVLAEVDYLKPYWDTHPEDRADLRRFFAEGRVEVMGGTYNEPNTNLTSPETTIRNLVHGIGFQRHVLGADPSTAWQLDVFGHDPQFPGMAAEAGLTSSSWARGPHHQWGPGQGGGFERMQFSSEFEWISPSGAGLLTHYMPAHYSAGWWMDESISLAEAEEAAYGLFDQLKRVALTRNVLLPVGTDYTPPNKWVTEIHRDWAARYTWPRFICALPKEFFAAVRAELAERGPKQGGVASPQTRDMNPIYTGKDVSYIDTKQANRAAEHAVLDAERFAVFAGLLTGAEYPQAALAKAWVQLAYGAHHDAITGSESDQVYLDLLTGWRDAWELGGTVRDNALRLLSSAVAGADDSVVIWNPLTHERTDVVTVRRDRPFGAGVRVVDSDGADVPALVEHDGRSVTWLARDVPSLGWRAYRLVPGDTTSGWQPRPGREIANEHYRLTVDPARGGAVDSLIQDGAQLIADGRVGNELAVYEEYPSHPTQGEGPWHLLPKGPVVCSSESPAEVQAYEGPLGQRLVVRGRIGALLSYTQILTLWRGVARVDCRTTIDDFTGEDRLLRLRWPCPVPGAMPVSEVGDAVVGRGFALLHDGPESVDTAQHLWTLDNPAYSWFGLSSTLRVRVNGARPHEAVRAVSVAEVVTPSEAVSGSMARELMVALARAGVTATCSGADKPRYGHLDVDSNLPDARIALGGPDRNGFTKAVLAEADPAYTAELERQLADTGRARVWVPAAAPLATVWVPDADLRAASALPVLVIDGSDERKLASAIASLADDLADAEVVVSQRARSGMEPFEARTVALFNRGVPSFAVDTEGTLHTALMRSCTGWPSGIWIDEPRRTAPDGSNFQLQHWTHDFDYALVCADGDLRQAQIPTRSAQFAQPLLAVSPDRCRGTLPPVGSLLHVEPAGSVQLGALKAAGNPLTAGNAEPVEPGAVALRLVETTGANVRVAVGSELGKIRSLQLADLLERPRQRKRVIDLHGFQVATVLAHFDFPPAVSGPAPALAPETEAAQPLYARYWLHNRGPAPMGGLPAVAHLHPHLVHADPGDDVRLRLTAASDCTDSVLGGAVEVRYPDGWCGTPGELPVELASGAHLEADVALGIPAEAPPGLYPVRAQLCVTDAEVPAAWRQVVEDVCVVAVGTDSVELVHVAQEPVDVEVAAGEAARLAVTIGSHARAELSLEAHLISPWGTWEWIGPGVVGASLPACGMTELVFEVKPPAWQPPGQWWALIRVGCAGQLLYTPAVKVTVT
- a CDS encoding TetR/AcrR family transcriptional regulator — translated: MTSPQTRNSVRDELLHAAVNLLNAHGPDALQTRKVASAAGTSTMAVYTHFGGMRELIAEVAQEGLRQFDAALAVPPSDDPVADLMQIGAAYRRFAIERLHMYRLMFGSTSAHGINVPTENVLTQTLAEIERREPSFAHVVRAVHRAMLAGRISARSADDDAAVVATAAQFWAMIHGFVMLELAGFYGAPSVSDEAVLPVLAAMTTNLLVALGDSPEQVQLSQQRAIGR